The sequence CTGAACTGATTTCACCATCGACTTTATAGTTCTTGATCAGCGCATGAATATTGGGCAAATGGGTGTGAAACTTGTCGTAGCTCACCATATCCAGTATCACAAGCATCACCAGGATACTGATGGCCAGGCCCACAGCCAGCCCACTGATATTAATAAAAGAAGAGATCTTATTCTTCACCAGGCTGCGCCAGGCGATCTTCAGGTAATTTTTCAGCATATATGATAGTATCGGGTTGTTTGTTCCCGGCCAAGAAAATGCCAGAATAGTAACTTGTTACTAATCAGCAATGTATACATGCAATGCAATGGTAAGACTGTCCTGTTTTGATACAACGGGTGTTCGCTTTATGGTAGTCCTTTACAGTTATGAAATGAATCGCAAAAGCTTTATTTTCATACCTGAATCCCACTATTGTATGACAACCCGATTAACCCGTTCCATTATCCTTTCTGCAGGCATTGCCCTGCTTATTACAGCCGCTTATTACTGGTTATTGAATGAAACCCGGTTGCTGAAGAAAGCCCCGAAAGTCACCCGTTATCAGGCAGAAGTCAATATCCGTTTGGGAGCGCCGGAGAATGTAACAAGCCCTGTTGCTGATGTCCAAAAATGCATAGCCATTATTGATGACCGGTTAACGCAGGTCCGGTATGAACACACCATAAAACCGGAAAACGATAAGACTTTCACCATTTCAATAGATGGGCTGACAGATACCACCGGCCTGAAAGAATTACTGACAGGAAATGGCAGCCTTGCCATGCAGGAGGTGTATGACCTTTCCGTTTTTGCCAATACGCTTTCTTCGGCCAATAATGCCCTGGCAAACTACTTTCGTTCCCATCCGGAAGATACCCTGCTTCGCCAAAACAGCCAGTTGAGCACGATTGAATACCCCTTGCTGTCGTTATTAAATCCGGCACGGCCCTTTACAGGAGGGGGAGGCGGTATGGTATATCCGGGATATATTGGGCTGGTAGCTGAAAAGGATACTGCTTTACTCCGTCAATTGCTGGAGCATCCTGCCGCCACGCCGTACTGGCCTGCTGATAATCGCTTCATGCTGGGAAAGAATGATGGGTATGGCGTCACGCAAGGCACTCAACTGGTATATTCCATCAAATACCATCCGCCCCGGATCACGAATAAAAACATCATTCGG comes from Paraflavitalea devenefica and encodes:
- a CDS encoding SecDF P1 head subdomain-containing protein, with translation MTTRLTRSIILSAGIALLITAAYYWLLNETRLLKKAPKVTRYQAEVNIRLGAPENVTSPVADVQKCIAIIDDRLTQVRYEHTIKPENDKTFTISIDGLTDTTGLKELLTGNGSLAMQEVYDLSVFANTLSSANNALANYFRSHPEDTLLRQNSQLSTIEYPLLSLLNPARPFTGGGGGMVYPGYIGLVAEKDTALLRQLLEHPAATPYWPADNRFMLGKNDGYGVTQGTQLVYSIKYHPPRITNKNIIRAEAEYDGSTNEQVVAMDFDPAGTAEWERMTTRNINKPIAICLNDKVMSAPTVTMAISGGKSRITLGRSTDNEHGKILSILLKSKELPLQVQVNQAHFSPARPQIPAVWPYALLFMLSFVIAMTVQWLIYRLNKN